A single genomic interval of Corylus avellana chromosome ca10, CavTom2PMs-1.0 harbors:
- the LOC132164547 gene encoding fasciclin-like arabinogalactan protein 11, producing MSKQVVFSLSLLLAFIFHWSTSLAQAPDIIEILEKPGRFTVLVRLLKNTGVANQLNGELQKSNTGYTLFAPTDKAFSDLRSGAINSLSDLQKVQLLQFHILATFVSLPNFQTLSNPVPTQAGDTSAGEFPLNVTSAGKDVGLATGVVNATIGSTVYTDDELAVYQVDKVLLPLDIFRNYKPPEPVSESPPVAAKVHESSALSLTGHGMWFSIGIAASVAAFSL from the coding sequence ATGAGCAAACAGGTTGTCTTCTCCCTCTCACTTCTACTTGCATTTATCTTCCATTGGAGCACAAGTTTAGCCCAGGCCCCCGACATTATCGAAATCCTCGAAAAGCCGGGCCGGTTCACGGTGCTAGTCCGCCTCCTAAAGAACACCGGAGTGGCAAACCAACTCAACGGGGAGCTCCAGAAATCAAACACTGGATATACCCTTTTCGCCCCAACCGACAAGGCATTTTCGGACCTCCGATCGGGCGCTATAAATTCTCTGAGCGACCTACAAAAGGTTCAGCTCCTTCAGTTCCATATCCTAGCCACTTTTGTTAGCCTGCCCAACTTCCAAACTTTGAGCAATCCGGTGCCGACCCAGGCCGGCGACACCAGCGCGGGTGAGTTCCCGCTAAATGTGACATCTGCCGGAAAGGATGTGGGGCTCGCGACTGGCGTTGTCAATGCCACTATAGGAAGTACAGTGTATACGGATGATGAGCTGGCCGTTTACCAAGTGGACAAAGTGCTTCTTCCTCTTGATATTTTCCGTAATTATAAGCCGCCGGAACCGGTGTCGGAGAGCCCTCCGGTGGCTGCTAAAGTGCACGAGTCTAGTGCCTTGAGCCTCACCGGGCATGGAATGTGGTTTTCCATTGGAATTGCTGCGAGTGTTGCTGCATTTTCTTTGTGA